From a region of the Thermus caldilimi genome:
- a CDS encoding ABC-ATPase domain-containing protein: MRRLEELFPFLASLEGRPYPFYKDLKGTWRGEGFDLRFVHVQGDPFAIPSVLEVRYPAKAVEKLRVYRHPTGRVAVEDFLLRALKARFRHLPFLGGSGHSGRVLVEVESPKVLRRAGAHLGQEALYLRFRVGLPASGRRILGKEAARLFRALIEHLSAFLGELDGRGLLAHVHQAEDFAHIQENLSQRGLVAFVGDGAVLPRESGVSQRPLRGAVPFQSPPSLRVSFRVPHAGEVLGMGLPQGLTLITGGGFHGKTTLLEALVHGVYPHIPGDGREWVVTHALAHRVQSEDGRSVKGVDLRPFVHDLPLGQDTSFFSTEDASGSTSLAAAILEALELGAQVLLLDEDTSATNLLVRDARMQALVRRETLTPLLDRVRDLKAKGVSLILVVGGVGDYLDLADTVLLLEEYRPREATLEAQAIAQAHPTGRAFGEPRYPLAVASRAPLPESFDPRRGRKARVKGRGLRELVYGEEVVDLSALDLFENAQVRALGAWFQRLWRQADGKTPLRKLVEGVLGGVEDFFSLEEAPEVAEVRPLELGAAVNRLRGLEVRRVEE, translated from the coding sequence GTGCGGCGGCTGGAGGAGCTTTTCCCTTTCCTGGCCTCCCTCGAGGGGAGGCCTTACCCTTTTTACAAGGATCTAAAGGGAACCTGGAGGGGTGAGGGGTTTGACCTTCGCTTTGTCCACGTGCAGGGGGATCCCTTCGCCATCCCAAGCGTTTTGGAGGTGCGCTATCCGGCCAAGGCGGTGGAGAAACTTCGGGTTTACCGCCACCCTACGGGCCGCGTGGCGGTGGAGGACTTCCTTCTGAGGGCCCTCAAGGCCCGGTTCCGCCACCTGCCCTTTCTCGGAGGGAGCGGGCACTCGGGGAGGGTCTTGGTGGAGGTGGAAAGCCCCAAGGTGTTGCGGCGGGCTGGGGCCCATCTTGGCCAGGAGGCGCTTTATCTGCGTTTCCGGGTGGGGCTTCCTGCCTCGGGCCGAAGGATTCTGGGCAAGGAGGCGGCGAGGCTTTTCCGGGCGCTCATAGAGCACCTCTCGGCTTTCTTGGGGGAGCTGGACGGGAGGGGGCTTCTTGCCCACGTCCACCAGGCCGAGGACTTCGCCCACATTCAGGAAAACCTTTCCCAAAGGGGCCTGGTGGCCTTCGTGGGGGATGGGGCTGTCCTCCCCCGGGAAAGCGGGGTGAGCCAAAGACCCTTAAGGGGTGCGGTCCCCTTCCAAAGCCCCCCTTCCTTGCGGGTTTCCTTTCGGGTACCCCACGCGGGGGAGGTCTTGGGCATGGGGCTTCCCCAAGGGCTCACCCTCATCACCGGCGGAGGCTTCCATGGGAAGACCACCCTCCTCGAGGCCCTGGTGCACGGGGTGTATCCCCATATCCCGGGAGATGGGCGGGAATGGGTGGTGACCCATGCCCTGGCGCATCGGGTCCAGTCGGAAGACGGCCGAAGCGTGAAGGGTGTGGACCTAAGGCCCTTCGTCCACGACCTTCCCCTAGGCCAGGATACCTCCTTCTTCTCCACGGAGGATGCCTCGGGCTCCACCAGCCTGGCCGCCGCCATCCTGGAGGCCCTGGAGCTGGGTGCCCAGGTGCTTCTCCTGGACGAGGACACCTCCGCCACCAACCTCCTGGTGCGCGATGCCCGCATGCAGGCCCTGGTGAGGCGGGAAACCCTCACCCCCCTCTTGGACCGGGTGCGGGATTTGAAGGCCAAAGGGGTGAGCCTGATCCTGGTGGTGGGTGGGGTGGGGGATTACCTGGACCTGGCGGACACGGTCTTGCTTCTGGAGGAGTACCGGCCGAGGGAGGCCACCCTTGAGGCCCAGGCCATTGCCCAAGCCCATCCCACGGGGCGGGCTTTCGGCGAGCCTCGGTATCCCCTTGCCGTGGCTTCCCGGGCTCCCTTGCCCGAAAGCTTTGATCCCAGGCGGGGCAGGAAGGCCCGGGTGAAGGGTCGGGGCCTCAGGGAGCTGGTTTACGGGGAGGAGGTGGTGGACCTGTCCGCCCTGGACCTTTTTGAAAACGCCCAGGTGCGGGCTTTGGGGGCATGGTTCCAGCGGCTTTGGCGGCAGGCGGACGGCAAGACGCCCTTGCGGAAGCTGGTGGAGGGGGTACTGGGAGGGGTAGAGGACTTTTTCTCCCTGGAAGAGGCCCCCGAGGTGGCGGAGGTGCGCCCTCTAGAGCTGGGGGCGGCGGTGAACCGGCTTCGGGGCTTGGAGGTAAGGCGGGTGGAGGAATAG
- a CDS encoding metal ABC transporter substrate-binding protein: protein MLRLALLLLLLSPAWAQVQVAATTPILADLVSQVGGNRVKVESVVPPGADPHTFEPTPNTAKNLARSRLLFANGLGLEAFLPKLQRLLPQGARVVKLAEGQPGLICQEEHPEEGPGEREHAHGPCNPHLWLDPTYALRYAERITQELAQVDPQGKAIYQANLKRFRAEVEKRDKAFQACNLKGLKVVTQHDAFAYFARRYGLRVVGSLTASGVQEAGSRTFLTLLERARREGVKLLLAEPQFQGTALKALAEALGARIAVLYTDTLDQKVPTYLALLDHNLKALCP, encoded by the coding sequence ATGCTACGGCTAGCCCTGCTGCTCCTCCTCCTTTCCCCCGCCTGGGCCCAGGTGCAGGTGGCGGCCACCACCCCCATCCTGGCTGACCTGGTGTCCCAGGTGGGGGGGAACCGGGTCAAGGTAGAAAGCGTGGTCCCCCCGGGGGCCGACCCCCACACCTTCGAGCCCACCCCCAACACCGCCAAAAACCTGGCCCGAAGCCGCCTCCTCTTCGCCAATGGTCTGGGCCTCGAGGCCTTCTTACCCAAGCTGCAACGCCTCCTCCCCCAAGGCGCCCGGGTGGTGAAGCTGGCGGAAGGGCAACCCGGCCTTATCTGCCAGGAGGAACATCCAGAGGAAGGGCCGGGGGAACGGGAGCACGCCCACGGCCCCTGCAACCCCCACCTGTGGCTGGACCCCACCTACGCCCTGCGCTATGCCGAGCGCATCACCCAAGAACTCGCCCAGGTGGACCCCCAGGGAAAGGCCATCTACCAGGCCAACCTAAAGCGCTTTAGGGCGGAGGTGGAAAAGCGCGATAAGGCCTTCCAAGCCTGCAACCTAAAGGGCCTCAAGGTGGTCACCCAGCACGATGCCTTCGCCTACTTTGCCCGTCGGTACGGCCTGCGGGTGGTGGGGAGCCTCACCGCCTCGGGGGTGCAGGAGGCGGGAAGCCGGACCTTCCTCACCCTCCTGGAGCGAGCGCGCCGGGAGGGGGTAAAGCTGCTCCTGGCCGAACCCCAGTTCCAAGGAACCGCCCTCAAGGCCCTGGCTGAGGCCCTGGGAGCCCGCATCGCGGTGCTCTACACCGACACCCTGGACCAAAAGGTACCCACCTACCTGGCCCTTTTGGACCACAACCTCAAGGCCCTGTGCCCATAA
- a CDS encoding response regulator transcription factor translates to MARILLVEDEPLVAHLVRRILERAGHRVDWAPSGGAALEKLSEPYDLVVCDLVMPGVSGLEVIQKMRALGLFTPILALSASVSEKSRREALEAGAQAFLGKPFEAQTLLAQVDRLLAGGEG, encoded by the coding sequence ATGGCCCGCATCCTTCTGGTTGAGGACGAACCCTTGGTGGCCCACCTGGTGCGCCGCATCCTGGAGCGGGCCGGGCACCGGGTGGACTGGGCCCCTTCTGGGGGTGCGGCCCTGGAGAAGCTTTCCGAGCCCTATGACCTTGTGGTCTGCGACCTGGTGATGCCCGGGGTATCGGGCCTCGAGGTGATCCAAAAGATGCGGGCCTTGGGCCTCTTTACCCCCATCCTGGCCCTTTCCGCCAGCGTTTCCGAGAAAAGCCGGCGGGAGGCCCTCGAGGCGGGGGCCCAGGCCTTTCTGGGGAAACCCTTTGAGGCCCAGACCCTGTTGGCCCAGGTGGACCGCCTCTTGGCCGGGGGCGAGGGTTAG
- a CDS encoding TRAP transporter substrate-binding protein, translating to MRRRQFLKGVGVGLAASLSYKAFAQAAPQVRWRLVSSYPKSLDTLYGGAEDLAKRVAELTGGRFQIRAYQAGEIVPGGQVLDAVQQGTVEAGHTYGPFYVGKNPALAFDGGVPFGMTYRQHNAWMIHGGGLELLRQVYADFGVVQFPGGNTGTQMGGWFRKEIRGLSDLKGIRMRIPGLGGMVMGRLGVVPQTLAAGDIYPALERGTIDATEFSGPYDDEKLGFYKVARYYYYPSFWEPSAQLSFLVAQREWQRLPKEFQEAFQVAAAEVNLTMMAKYDAENPPALNRLLKAGVRLRRWPGEIMKKALEEAQALYEEQAAKDATYRKVYSAYWAFRNEQYRWFSVAELGYESFAFPTA from the coding sequence ATGAGGCGGAGGCAGTTTCTCAAAGGGGTGGGGGTGGGTTTAGCGGCAAGCCTTTCCTATAAGGCCTTTGCCCAGGCCGCCCCGCAGGTGCGCTGGCGGCTCGTTTCCAGCTACCCCAAGAGCCTGGATACCCTCTATGGCGGTGCGGAGGATCTGGCCAAGAGGGTGGCGGAGCTCACCGGGGGCCGCTTCCAGATCCGCGCCTACCAGGCAGGGGAGATCGTCCCGGGCGGCCAAGTGCTGGACGCGGTGCAACAGGGCACGGTGGAGGCGGGGCACACCTATGGGCCCTTCTACGTGGGTAAAAACCCGGCCCTGGCCTTCGATGGCGGCGTCCCCTTTGGCATGACCTACCGCCAGCACAACGCTTGGATGATCCACGGCGGGGGCTTGGAGCTCCTCCGCCAGGTCTATGCGGACTTCGGCGTGGTGCAGTTCCCCGGGGGCAACACCGGGACCCAGATGGGGGGCTGGTTTCGCAAGGAAATCCGCGGCCTGTCCGACCTCAAAGGGATCCGCATGCGCATCCCCGGCCTTGGGGGCATGGTCATGGGGCGGCTTGGGGTGGTGCCGCAGACCCTGGCCGCTGGGGATATCTACCCGGCCCTGGAGCGGGGCACCATAGACGCCACCGAGTTCTCCGGCCCCTACGACGACGAGAAGCTGGGCTTTTATAAGGTGGCCCGCTACTACTACTACCCTTCCTTCTGGGAACCCAGCGCCCAGCTTTCCTTCCTGGTGGCCCAAAGGGAGTGGCAGCGGCTTCCCAAGGAGTTCCAGGAGGCTTTCCAGGTGGCCGCCGCCGAGGTCAACCTCACCATGATGGCCAAGTACGACGCTGAGAACCCTCCGGCTTTGAACCGCCTCCTTAAGGCGGGGGTGCGCCTGCGCCGCTGGCCGGGGGAGATCATGAAGAAAGCCCTCGAGGAGGCCCAGGCCCTCTATGAGGAGCAGGCGGCCAAGGACGCCACCTACCGCAAGGTGTACTCCGCTTACTGGGCCTTCCGCAACGAACAGTACCGCTGGTTCTCCGTGGCCGAGCTGGGCTACGAAAGCTTCGCCTTCCCCACCGCTTAA
- a CDS encoding aminotransferase class III-fold pyridoxal phosphate-dependent enzyme — MSLKALHKKHVLTPWVAQAPLNSPLVVRGEGVWLYDEEGRRYLDLSSGLVALNLGHGHPRLVRAIAEQAATLAYAAPSLFHDKRALLAKALSDLSPWPEGARVFFTPSGTEANEDALKFVRHLTGRFKVLAAYRSFHGATHASASLTGENRRWPAEPGTVPGVVHFFAPYPYRSPFYTEDLKEETARALDHLERILLHEDPKRVAAIFLEPVVGSNGVIVYPEGYLEGVRALCDRHGILLVFDEVMTGFGRLGAAFAALRFGVAPDLITFAKGVTSAYVPLGGVLLRETLARYFDENPLPTGHTYAGHPLAVAAGLAALEAYREEGLFERVLAMEDFFRESLKTLQDRHPVVGDVRGLGAFYAVELVRDRDTKEPLSPWHAPFSPAMQALQKALWQEGVYLLAKHNILVVAPPLTIKEEEFLEGVERLSRALRQVEVEALG; from the coding sequence ATGAGCCTAAAAGCCCTCCACAAGAAGCACGTCCTTACCCCCTGGGTGGCCCAGGCTCCCCTTAACTCCCCCTTGGTGGTGCGGGGTGAGGGAGTCTGGCTGTACGACGAGGAGGGGCGGCGTTACCTGGACCTTTCCAGCGGCCTGGTGGCCTTGAACCTGGGCCATGGCCACCCTAGGCTGGTGCGGGCCATTGCCGAGCAGGCGGCCACCTTGGCCTATGCGGCCCCTAGCCTTTTCCACGATAAGCGGGCCCTTCTCGCCAAGGCCTTGTCCGACCTCTCCCCCTGGCCCGAAGGGGCCAGGGTCTTCTTCACCCCCTCGGGCACCGAGGCCAACGAGGACGCCCTGAAGTTCGTGCGCCACCTTACGGGCCGCTTCAAGGTCCTTGCCGCCTACCGGTCCTTCCACGGGGCCACCCACGCCTCCGCCAGCCTTACCGGGGAGAACCGCCGCTGGCCAGCGGAGCCAGGCACCGTCCCCGGGGTGGTCCACTTCTTCGCCCCCTATCCCTACCGGAGCCCTTTTTACACGGAAGACCTCAAGGAGGAAACCGCCCGGGCCCTGGACCATCTGGAGAGGATTCTCCTCCACGAGGATCCCAAGCGGGTGGCGGCCATCTTCTTAGAGCCCGTGGTGGGCTCCAATGGGGTCATCGTCTACCCGGAAGGGTACCTCGAGGGGGTGCGGGCCCTATGCGACCGGCATGGCATCCTTCTGGTCTTTGACGAGGTGATGACCGGTTTTGGGCGTCTTGGGGCAGCCTTTGCCGCCCTAAGGTTTGGCGTGGCGCCCGACCTCATCACCTTCGCCAAGGGGGTCACCTCCGCTTACGTGCCCTTAGGAGGGGTGCTCCTGCGGGAGACCCTGGCCCGCTACTTTGACGAGAATCCCTTGCCCACCGGGCATACCTACGCCGGGCATCCCTTGGCGGTGGCGGCGGGGCTGGCCGCCCTCGAGGCCTACCGGGAGGAAGGTCTCTTTGAGCGGGTTTTGGCCATGGAGGATTTCTTCCGGGAAAGCCTTAAGACCCTACAGGACCGGCATCCCGTGGTGGGGGATGTCCGGGGGCTCGGGGCCTTTTACGCCGTGGAGCTGGTCCGGGACCGGGATACTAAAGAACCCCTTTCCCCTTGGCACGCTCCCTTTAGCCCGGCCATGCAGGCCCTGCAAAAGGCCTTGTGGCAGGAGGGGGTTTATCTCCTGGCCAAGCACAACATCCTGGTGGTGGCCCCACCCCTCACCATAAAGGAGGAGGAGTTCTTGGAAGGTGTGGAGCGCCTTTCCCGTGCCCTCAGGCAGGTGGAGGTGGAGGCTTTGGGCTAA
- the fdhF gene encoding formate dehydrogenase subunit alpha yields the protein MRTTCPYCGVGCQVEPEIQGGRILRVLAPDIPPNHGALCVKGRFGLDFPFSGKRLLYPMVREDRRQAFRRVSWDEALDYTASQLLAVLKRRGPEAIAIFPSAKTTNEEVYLTQKLARALLSTNHVDHCSRLCHSSSTVALSRSLGGASMTNPIEDIWKTDLFLVVGSNTTETHPVIGAMIKKRVRQGAGLIVVDPRYTGMAEAATLWLRVRPGTDLFLLNAMARHILEEGLWDQGYVEERTEGFAEWRASLEPYTLEEAERITSVEKEKIALAARLYATTKRAGAYWAMGVTQHTKGTATAQALVNLALLTGKVGKEGAGLNPLRGQNNVQGAGDMGALPDVFPGYLKVSDQAARKRFEALWGVELNPEPGLRMTEVFEGIPKVEAIYLIGEDPVTSEPYQDHLKAKLKALPFLVVQDILENETTPFAHVVLPAASFLEKDGTFTNTDRRVQRIRKLLDPPGEARPDWWIVQELGKRLARALGRPWALYPGPEAIWEEVRRAIPEMMGGITYRRLEGEGVRWPCPHEDHPGEAVLFRERFNTPSGKARFFPVHFTPPAETPSEEYPFTLSTGRVLFHWHGGTLSRNSQLKEAYPELKVEVNPKDAQRLGIGDGEVIQVVSRRGRIQARAWVTERTPEGVVYAPFHFAEAPANRLTLNALDPFSRIPEYKVSAVRLEKLD from the coding sequence ATGCGCACCACGTGCCCTTACTGCGGTGTGGGTTGCCAGGTGGAGCCCGAGATCCAAGGAGGCCGCATCCTCCGGGTGCTGGCCCCGGACATCCCCCCCAACCACGGGGCTCTCTGCGTGAAAGGCCGCTTCGGCCTGGACTTCCCCTTCTCGGGAAAGCGCCTCCTCTACCCCATGGTGCGGGAAGACCGTCGCCAAGCCTTCCGCCGGGTTAGCTGGGACGAGGCCCTGGATTATACGGCAAGCCAGCTTCTCGCCGTGCTGAAAAGGCGAGGACCCGAGGCCATCGCCATCTTCCCCTCCGCCAAGACCACCAACGAGGAGGTCTATCTTACGCAGAAACTGGCCCGCGCTCTCCTCTCCACCAACCACGTGGACCACTGCTCCAGGCTTTGCCACTCCTCCTCCACCGTGGCCCTTTCCCGTTCCCTGGGCGGGGCCAGCATGACCAATCCCATAGAGGACATCTGGAAAACCGATCTCTTCCTGGTGGTGGGCTCCAACACCACGGAAACCCACCCCGTGATTGGGGCCATGATCAAGAAGAGGGTGCGGCAGGGAGCAGGGCTCATCGTGGTGGACCCCCGTTACACCGGCATGGCCGAGGCCGCCACCCTGTGGCTACGGGTACGCCCGGGTACCGACCTCTTCCTCCTGAACGCCATGGCCCGGCACATCCTCGAGGAAGGCCTTTGGGACCAAGGATACGTGGAGGAGCGCACCGAGGGCTTCGCCGAGTGGCGGGCCTCCTTGGAGCCCTACACCCTGGAGGAAGCCGAGCGCATCACCTCTGTGGAAAAGGAAAAAATCGCTCTGGCCGCCCGGCTTTACGCCACCACGAAGAGGGCGGGGGCTTACTGGGCCATGGGGGTCACCCAGCACACCAAGGGCACCGCCACCGCCCAGGCCCTGGTGAACCTGGCCCTTCTCACGGGCAAGGTGGGCAAGGAAGGAGCGGGCCTCAACCCCTTACGGGGGCAGAACAACGTGCAAGGGGCGGGGGATATGGGGGCCCTGCCCGATGTCTTCCCCGGGTACCTGAAGGTGTCGGACCAAGCGGCCAGGAAACGTTTTGAAGCCCTCTGGGGGGTGGAATTGAACCCCGAGCCGGGCCTGCGCATGACCGAGGTCTTCGAGGGGATCCCCAAGGTGGAGGCCATCTACCTCATCGGGGAGGACCCCGTGACCAGCGAACCTTACCAGGACCACCTGAAGGCCAAGCTGAAAGCCCTCCCCTTCCTTGTGGTGCAGGACATCCTGGAAAACGAAACCACCCCCTTCGCCCACGTGGTCCTGCCGGCGGCCAGTTTCCTGGAAAAGGACGGAACCTTCACCAACACCGACCGCAGGGTTCAGAGGATTCGGAAGCTCCTGGACCCACCGGGAGAGGCCCGGCCCGATTGGTGGATCGTCCAGGAGCTGGGCAAGCGCCTGGCCCGGGCCTTGGGCCGTCCCTGGGCCCTCTATCCTGGCCCCGAGGCCATCTGGGAGGAGGTCCGCCGGGCCATTCCGGAGATGATGGGCGGGATCACCTACCGCCGCCTGGAAGGCGAGGGCGTTCGCTGGCCCTGCCCCCACGAGGACCATCCCGGCGAGGCGGTGCTCTTCCGAGAGCGCTTCAACACCCCCTCGGGGAAGGCCCGCTTCTTCCCCGTGCACTTCACCCCCCCGGCGGAAACCCCCTCCGAGGAGTACCCCTTTACCCTCTCCACCGGCCGGGTCCTCTTCCACTGGCACGGGGGTACTCTAAGCCGCAACAGCCAACTCAAGGAAGCCTACCCCGAACTCAAGGTGGAGGTGAACCCCAAGGACGCCCAAAGGCTTGGCATAGGCGACGGGGAGGTGATCCAGGTGGTGAGCCGTCGGGGGCGCATCCAGGCCCGGGCCTGGGTCACGGAGCGCACCCCTGAAGGGGTGGTCTATGCCCCCTTCCACTTCGCCGAGGCCCCAGCCAACCGCCTCACCCTGAATGCCCTGGATCCCTTCAGCCGCATTCCTGAGTACAAGGTGAGCGCAGTGCGACTGGAGAAGCTGGACTGA
- a CDS encoding 2Fe-2S iron-sulfur cluster-binding protein — protein sequence MRLKVNGQEVEVQEGTLLLEITDPPHLCYHPHTETRGLCRLCLVEVNGRLLPACATQAQEGMEVRTDTEDLRTLRKTLLEWLALFTDLSLAPGLQGLLEAYGAHPGRWGRVPETRKEREPIRDNPFFLRDYAKCINCRRCVDACGEGIMGVWALTLEGRGLLAHPTTPLDRPLPETPCVFCGNCIQVCPTGALRPLSMEV from the coding sequence GTGCGGCTTAAGGTGAACGGACAAGAGGTGGAGGTCCAGGAGGGAACCCTCCTCCTGGAGATCACGGATCCTCCCCACCTGTGCTACCATCCCCACACGGAAACCCGGGGGCTTTGCCGCCTCTGCCTGGTGGAGGTGAATGGCCGCCTGCTTCCCGCCTGCGCCACCCAGGCCCAGGAGGGCATGGAGGTGCGAACGGACACGGAAGACCTCCGCACCTTGCGCAAAACCCTTTTGGAGTGGCTGGCCCTTTTCACCGACCTCAGCCTGGCCCCGGGGCTCCAAGGGCTTCTCGAGGCCTACGGAGCCCACCCTGGGCGCTGGGGACGGGTGCCCGAAACCCGGAAGGAACGGGAGCCCATCCGGGACAATCCCTTCTTCCTTAGGGACTACGCCAAGTGCATAAACTGCCGCCGCTGCGTGGACGCCTGCGGGGAGGGGATCATGGGGGTTTGGGCCCTGACCTTGGAGGGAAGGGGCCTTCTGGCCCACCCCACCACCCCCCTGGACCGGCCCCTTCCCGAAACCCCTTGCGTCTTCTGCGGCAACTGCATCCAGGTTTGCCCCACGGGGGCCCTAAGGCCCCTGAGCATGGAGGTGTAG
- a CDS encoding NADH-ubiquinone oxidoreductase-F iron-sulfur binding region domain-containing protein yields MEKPSLLPLLDARLPLSEEKVAEAARLAGVPLAQAWGVVRYYPRYRGLPQGRLLVDDPVARARGFARLLEGADGTHPPLGLEALSPIHVRVEGEERYVEWEGRLIPFKEFRLPFALGQGNRLLPPEPILELDQYEALGGSVFLRRALKNLLAPEAILQAVEEAGLLGRGGAAFPAHIKMRAVARGEPPRYLVVNADESEPGNFKDRFLLEHHPFLVLEGALLAALAVGASQVFLYVRDEFEAAILGLENAIRQLGEAGLLPVPTEVFPSGGLYICGEETALLESIEGKRAEPRLKPPFPVEKGLWGRPTLVQNVETLANLPLILREGPGTWRQTEPKLFSVTGDVARPGLYELPLGTSLEDALQRAQGEPEALKAVLLGGAAGVFTRDFTFPLRYKGRLPLGAGAIVAFGKEVDLWEVLLGLAEFFREESCGECFPCPLGTAVQVEMVRRRERNPDLVHSLGQTLKGSLCGLGQSAYWAYQSLLEVEGAA; encoded by the coding sequence ATGGAAAAGCCAAGCCTCCTCCCCCTCCTGGACGCCCGCCTTCCCCTAAGCGAGGAGAAGGTGGCCGAGGCCGCCCGGCTTGCCGGGGTACCCCTGGCCCAGGCCTGGGGGGTGGTGCGCTACTACCCCCGGTACCGGGGCTTGCCCCAGGGGAGGCTTTTGGTGGACGATCCCGTGGCCCGGGCCCGGGGATTCGCCCGCCTCCTAGAGGGAGCCGACGGAACCCATCCTCCCTTGGGCCTCGAGGCCCTCTCCCCCATCCACGTGCGGGTGGAGGGGGAAGAACGCTATGTGGAATGGGAGGGCCGGCTCATCCCCTTTAAGGAGTTCCGCCTTCCCTTCGCCCTGGGACAGGGAAACCGGCTCCTTCCCCCCGAACCCATCCTGGAACTTGACCAGTATGAAGCGCTGGGAGGGTCGGTGTTCTTGCGGAGGGCCTTGAAAAACCTCCTAGCCCCGGAAGCCATCCTCCAGGCTGTGGAGGAGGCCGGGCTTTTGGGCCGGGGAGGAGCCGCCTTTCCCGCCCACATCAAGATGCGGGCCGTGGCCCGGGGGGAACCCCCCAGGTATCTGGTGGTGAACGCCGACGAATCGGAACCGGGCAACTTCAAGGACCGCTTCCTCCTGGAGCACCATCCCTTCCTGGTCCTGGAGGGAGCGCTTTTGGCCGCCCTGGCCGTGGGGGCAAGCCAGGTTTTCCTCTACGTGCGGGATGAGTTCGAAGCCGCCATCCTGGGCCTGGAAAATGCCATCCGCCAACTTGGGGAAGCTGGCCTCCTTCCCGTTCCCACCGAGGTCTTCCCAAGCGGGGGCCTCTACATCTGCGGCGAGGAAACCGCCCTTCTGGAGTCCATAGAGGGCAAAAGGGCCGAGCCCCGCTTAAAGCCCCCTTTTCCCGTGGAAAAAGGCCTGTGGGGAAGGCCCACCCTGGTGCAAAACGTGGAAACCCTGGCCAACCTGCCCCTGATCCTGAGGGAGGGCCCGGGGACCTGGCGTCAAACGGAGCCCAAACTCTTCTCCGTCACCGGGGACGTGGCCAGGCCAGGGCTTTACGAGCTTCCCCTGGGAACATCCTTGGAAGACGCCTTACAGAGGGCTCAAGGTGAACCGGAGGCTTTGAAGGCCGTACTCCTGGGCGGAGCCGCCGGGGTGTTTACCCGCGATTTCACCTTCCCTTTGCGCTACAAGGGTAGGCTCCCCTTGGGAGCCGGCGCCATCGTGGCCTTCGGAAAGGAGGTGGACCTATGGGAAGTCCTTTTGGGCCTGGCCGAGTTTTTCCGGGAGGAGTCCTGCGGGGAGTGCTTCCCCTGTCCTTTGGGCACGGCGGTACAGGTGGAGATGGTGAGGCGGCGGGAGAGGAACCCGGACCTGGTTCACTCCCTGGGGCAAACCCTCAAGGGAAGCCTGTGCGGACTGGGCCAGTCCGCCTACTGGGCCTACCAAAGCCTGTTGGAGGTGGAAGGTGCGGCTTAA
- the galK gene encoding galactokinase — MGFKEVFGALPEASAQAPGRVNLLGEHTDYQEGYVLPTPLPYFTQVEAAKAEGRVEAYSEELKELRARPLESPAQGDFLDYLLGVVWALREAGYEVPGARFYVRSRVPMGAGLSSSAALEVAALKALRLLYRLPLSDKEVALLGQKAEVEYVGVRCGLMDQMAASLGEVGKALFLDTRTLDHENLPLPPGVRVAVLDLGLKRRLAEAGYNERRLEAEEAARRLGVHSLRDVADLCLVESLPSPLDKRARHIVGENLRVLRGVEALRKGDPQAFGELMVQSHRSLSRDYEVSLPELDTLVEEALRAGAYGAKLTGAGFGGAVVALVPEDRMEGFQKHLLSRFPHLRIL, encoded by the coding sequence ATGGGGTTTAAGGAAGTCTTCGGTGCCCTGCCCGAGGCCAGCGCCCAGGCCCCTGGGCGGGTGAACCTCTTAGGGGAACACACCGACTACCAGGAGGGCTACGTCCTTCCCACCCCCCTCCCCTACTTCACCCAGGTGGAGGCGGCCAAGGCTGAGGGCCGGGTGGAGGCCTACAGCGAGGAGCTCAAGGAGCTCAGGGCCCGGCCTTTGGAAAGCCCGGCCCAAGGGGACTTTCTGGACTACCTCCTGGGGGTAGTCTGGGCCCTGAGGGAGGCGGGGTACGAGGTTCCTGGGGCTCGCTTTTATGTGCGGAGCAGGGTACCCATGGGGGCGGGGCTTTCCAGCTCGGCGGCCCTCGAGGTGGCGGCGCTAAAGGCCCTGCGCCTCCTCTACCGCCTGCCCCTTTCCGACAAGGAGGTCGCCCTTTTGGGCCAGAAGGCGGAGGTGGAGTACGTGGGGGTGCGCTGCGGCCTCATGGACCAGATGGCCGCAAGCCTGGGGGAGGTGGGCAAGGCCCTTTTCCTGGACACCCGCACCCTGGACCACGAAAACCTTCCTCTACCCCCAGGGGTGCGGGTGGCGGTTTTGGACCTGGGGTTAAAGCGGCGCCTAGCGGAGGCGGGGTACAACGAGAGGCGCCTCGAGGCGGAGGAGGCGGCGCGGAGGCTAGGGGTGCACTCCCTTAGGGACGTGGCCGACCTCTGCCTGGTGGAAAGCCTGCCCTCCCCCCTGGACAAGAGGGCGCGGCACATCGTGGGGGAAAATCTGAGGGTGCTCCGAGGGGTGGAGGCCTTGCGCAAGGGGGACCCCCAGGCCTTCGGCGAGCTCATGGTGCAAAGCCACCGCTCCCTCTCCCGGGACTACGAGGTGAGCCTCCCGGAACTGGACACCCTGGTGGAGGAGGCCTTGAGGGCCGGGGCCTACGGGGCCAAGCTCACGGGGGCAGGGTTCGGCGGGGCGGTGGTGGCCCTGGTGCCCGAAGACCGCATGGAAGGTTTCCAAAAGCACCTCCTCTCCCGTTTTCCCCATCTCCGCATCCTTTGA